A stretch of Caenorhabditis elegans chromosome IV DNA encodes these proteins:
- the uso-1 gene encoding Uso1_p115_head domain-containing protein (Confirmed by transcript evidence) yields the protein MSLFRNFFGGGQQDEDEDNGAEYVETLVERAETCTAPEDRRDALRGLKGVAKKYRLAVGTMGMNAFIDVLETDRMNTEAMTIVLDTMAIVLSTDDDSSESDELGERLAEVMIKRKGFISSVLCAVEQFDIGVRRTAIQLISNLLRHRGTEVQKAVMEHPQGIAKLVDVIHDNREIIRNEAILMICELSRANSQVQQLLAYDNIFLDLLNIIETEPLDSIVIEDCMFVMLNLLRKHAMNQQIFREDQFVARLGKILHTFLYGNEETEDIEVTEWAKQRTANVIFLLQIIRTLVSPDNTSENTHAAQKVLNQTKILEELCRVLLSEIGASVEILTESIIVVAEAIRGNYTNQELFANTVLDNGEDVPRTSLVVLLISMTAEKQPYKLRCAVFYCFLSYLFDNEFGKARVIETLLPQSHNSSSSLTTGALILQAISSAESVQAWFGCVTLMHCLYDVDHLSEQLLRVNLTVVTEDPPLTLLNHVCQLLVSTGNRRPQTRAGLLMLLGTWLQNCPAAVSDFMAKDEHIQYLTTNLVDECGEGSESEQQVLRGLMAFVLLSCLKNLQSKEARSSMEILIQRRVGKELILSALEGLSRTEQFVRAAQKQQPTNELFLDFHFVKLFKSLEGTLAKQLKPNGEFNGTSNDSIIQSYKELIKRQDGDIAQLKQDNKRMSLEIEKLNAEVQNKQMEREVENLRVRLEESEAFKTQNEVLNSQLVESQRLTQQWYAEAERYKQWAQQWQAYQLAQLPNGVETGLAQLQQQVNELEQQLGFGYQAFEQQSQTMLHYTSENANLKDRLAKTEAALAEANYKIEQLNLKPISNGIVVEHEPQADSEEFSKLKQEQEELLMLLADQHNKMSAYRRLLRNLKQPVTDDEDE from the exons ATGTCGCTGTTTCGGAACTTTTTTGGCGGCGGACAGCAAGATGAAGACGAGGATAATGGAGCTGAATATGTAGAAACACTTGTGGAACGAGCAGAAACTTGTACGGCACCAGAAGACCGTCGAGATGCGTTGAGAGGGCTGAAAGGTGTCGCAAAG aaatatcgaTTAGCCGTCGGAACAATGGGAATGAATGCATTCATTGACGTGCTTGAAACAGATCGCATGAACACCGAAGCCATGACAATTGTGCTCGACACGATGGCAATCGTTTTGTCAACAGACGACGATTCTTCAGAATCCGATGAATTAGGAGAACGATTAGCCGAAGTGATGATTAAACGAAAAGGCTTCATTTCTTCAGTTTTATGCGCCGTTGAACAATTCGATATTGGAGTTCGAAG AACTGCAATTCAGCTGATTTCAAACCTGCTTCGTCATCGTGGAACAGAAGTTCAAAAAGCCGTAATGGAGCATCCTCAAGGAATCGCAAAGCTCGTCGACGTTATTCATGATAATCGAGAAATTATTCGAAACGAAgcaattttaatgatttgtgAATTGAGCAGAGCCAACTCGCAGGTTCAACAGCTTCTCGCGTATGATAATATATTTCTCGATCTTCTAAATATTATTGAAACCGAGCCCCTTGACA GCATTGTCATCGAAGATTGCATGTTTGTAATGCTtaatttattgagaaaacaTGCGATGAATCAGCAAATATTCAGAGAAGATCA atttgtcGCTCGCCTCGGAAAAATCCTGCACACATTTCTCTATGGAAACGAAGAAACTGAAGATATCGAAGTAACTGAATGGGCGAAACAACGGACAGCTAACGTTATTTTCTTGCTTCAAATCATTCGTACACTTGTTAGTCCAGATAACACCAGTGAAAATACCCACGCAGCTCAGAAAGTCTTGAATCAAACGAAAATTCTCGAGGAGCTGTGCAGAGTTCTTCTATCGGAAATTGGAGCATCTGTGGAG attcttacCGAATCAATAATCGTCGTGGCTGAAGCTATTCGTGGAAACTACACAAATCAAGAATTATTCGCGAATACTGTACTTGACAACGGAGAAGATGTTCCACGTACCTCTCTTGTGGTTCTTCTCATCTCAATGACCGCCGAAAAACAGCCGTACAAGCTGCGATGCGCTGTATTCTACTGCTTTTTGTCATATCTTTTTGACAATGAATTCGGAAAAGCAAGAGTAATTGAGACGTTGCTTCCTCAATCTCATAACAGCTCGAGCTCTTTGACTACTGGAGCTCTCATTTTACAAGCAATTTCTTCGGCTGAATCTGTTCAGGCATGGTTCGGATGTGTGACTCTTATGCATTGTCTGTATGATGTTGATCATTTGAG cgaGCAACTTCTTCGAGTAAACCTCACCGTAGTCACAGAGGATCCTCCATTGACACTTTTAAATCATGTCTGCCAACTACTTGTTTCTACTGGAAATCGCCGACCACAGACCAGAGCCGGACTCCTGATGCTCCTGGGAACGTGGCTTCAAAATTGCCCAGCCGCAGTTTCCGATTTTATGGCTAAAGACGAGCATATACAGTATTTGACAACTAATTTAG tGGATGAATGTGGTGAAGGATCGGAGAGTGAGCAGCAGGTTCTACGAGGACTCATGGCTTTTGTTCTACTATCGTGCTTGAAGAATTTACAAAGTAAGGAAGCACGATCATCGATGGAAATATTGATTCAAAGACGTGTTGGAAAGGAATTGATTCTGTCCGCATTGGAGGGACTTTCAAGAACCGAGCAATTTGTTAGAGCAGCACAAAAGCAGCAGCCGACAAATGAGCTTTTCCTCGATTTCCACTttgttaaacttttcaaatctcTCGAAGGAACGTTGGCTAAGCAATTGAAACCGAATGGAGAATTTAATGGAACTAGCAATGATAGCATCATTCAATCATATAAAGAACTCATAAAACGGCAAGATGGTGATATTGCCCAATTGAAGCAAGACAATAAGCGAATGAGTCTTGAGATTGAGAAATTAAATGCAGAAGTTCAGAATAAGCAAATGGAACGAGAAGTTGAGAATCTTCGTGTGAGATTAGAAGAATCTGAAGcatttaaaactcaaaatgaaGTGCTGAATAGTCAGCTAGTAGAGTCACAGAGACTCACACAACAATGGTATGCAGAAGCCGAACGATACAAGCAATGGGCTCAACAATGGCAAGCCTATCAGTTGGCACAGCTTCCGAATGGTGTAGAGACGGGATTGGCTCAGCTTCAGCAACAAGTCAACGAGTTGGAGCAGCAACTCGGATTTGGATATCAGGCATTCGAACAGCAATCACAAACG ATGCTCCACTATACATCAGAGAATGCAAATCTTAAAGATAGACTCGCGAAAACGGAAGCTGCTCTCGCTGAAGCCAATTATAAAATTGAGCAATTGAATTTGAAGCCAATTTCGAATGGAATAGTTGTGGAGCACGAACCACAG gctgaCTCCgaagagttttcaaaactgaaacaaGAACAAGAAGAACTTCTGATGCTTCTCGCTGATCAACACAATAAAATGTCAGCCTACCGACGCCTTCTTCGAAACCTAAAACAGCCAGTGACAGATGATGAGGACGAGTAA
- the Y38H8A.7 gene encoding uncharacterized protein (Confirmed by transcript evidence), translating to MSTPARKTPKGGRKRRGNGLEAPHSIGRFNKKPSESFVRTMDWDFKELRKIAENSKSKTIPPELLHTFSVHPNSVNHQILQGRLLNCPISVLHNILHVVAGFEGQFPSADFGDVFSRQVDQKCLNARKKMSQEKDTPSH from the exons ATGTCAACCCCGGCCCGAAAAACCCCAAAAGGAGGCCGAAAGCGGCGTGGCAATGGACTGGAGGCGCCGCATTCGATTGGTCGCTTCAAC aaaaaacctTCGGAATCGTTCGTTCGAACTATGGACTGGGATTTCAAAGAGCTTAGGAAAATCGCGGAAAATTCCAAGTCAAAG acaattccTCCAGAGCTCCTCCACACCTTCAGTGTCCACCCAAATTCGGTGAATCATCAGATTCTTCAAGGAAGACTTCTCAATTGTCCTATCA gcgttCTTCACAATATTCTACATGTTGTAGCCGGATTCGAAGGACAGTTCCCGAGTGCGGATTTTGGCGATGTTTTCTCCCGACAGGTGGATCAAAAATG CTTGAACGCACGGAAAAAGATGAGCCAGGAAAAGGACACACCATCACACTGA
- the Y38H8A.12 gene encoding Small muscular protein (Confirmed by transcript evidence) encodes MPPKKHKNPKTPDTTEPLSEEALLGPKSRLGH; translated from the coding sequence ATGCCTCCCAAGAAGCATAAGAATCCAAAGACCCCCGACACCACCGAGCCACTCAGCGAAGAGGCCCTTCTTGGACCAAAGAGCCGATTGGGACACTGA
- the mam-3 gene encoding MAM domain-containing protein (Confirmed by transcript evidence) translates to MIWKKFALLLIFLPSLEACHAQFQKELRYLDLYLGIRPDNNGEIPVEEAVGFATYIESPDELNCDFETECLWRNAPTDKLLDTSDWWYFKKNDEKTFPVQIQPGNPVIPKGEHFIIAGNTTKNPNGAVLSSAPIACQKGFANLTFSFWLYNNAQVEVIILRAMNRRRHLQVLLRPKMKCDFLGAANEECRVEIPPIKEPFRIGIRAFDLKDNTVGSLAIIDHIRYHGKICQQSPFPSSFSSLRIPPYDNSPLQRMSDLSCERPLRSCRWGNMAKSQLSEWRVGRSIDRWVDMFEITANQSHPNSSFLFLAVDSFSPRPYSTLTSQVIPCSQRTTSLSLKYWMKTGTQAEICAVDEDGIALSCAYLEPNDSPGPITIDLDSYAQPFKFTVGIIAFDESSFGLLAISELRVGGLLCTEPAPPIVTTISPPVIQHIFGLQPGNGRYVPYDLSLNCDFTKDYCNQWVNYDGVVKYGVMPRDSNVFPVPKGVKGNVAVFLMQNATVSNLRSRMVPCSYNGRIDVEYMRSEDAQVRICALEQCVDGNATNGKISIGVSSTTPFYVSIEASSRNDAVVIINKVSTSGEFCPLKSAEDTVCDQLVCNFRETFCSYETTVEKPGDVPVIKTPNGATVTLNGGGIRAILRSPTFDLAYPSILTITLSQSTFGSRVLLCPDDTSDPTLCHELAGPRVLDSSEKQVMFPLDIGARSFSLVLLHDKSLEFGPATFNIKSMELRTVNDEPMCF, encoded by the exons ATGATCTGGAAGAAATTTGCacttttgctcatttttctacCATCTCTAGAAGCATGTCAtgctcaatttcaaaaagagcTTCGATATTTAGACTTGTATCTTGGTATTAGGCCAGATAATAATGGAGAGATTCCTGTGGAAg AGGCCGTTGGATTTGCCACGTATATTGAGTCACCTGATGAACTCAACTGTGACTTTGAGACCGAATGTCTTTGGAGAAATGCGCCGACTGATAAGCTTTTGGATACCAGTGATTGGTGGTATTTTAAG aaaaatgacgaGAAAACTTTCCCAGTTCAAATCCAGCCCGGAAATCCTGTAATTCCAAAAGGCGAACATTTTATAATTGCTGGAAATACGACGAAAAATCCGAATGGAGCAGTGTTGAGCAGTGCTCCAATTGCTTGTCAAAAAGGATTTGCCAACTTGACTTTCAG CTTCTGGCTATACAACAATGCTCAAGTGGAAGTTATCATCCTTCGAGCAATGAATCGTAGACGTCATCTTCAAGTCTTGCTCAGACCAAAAATGAAGTGTGATTTCTTGGGAGCCGCCAATGAGGAATGTCGTGTCGAGATTCCGCCGATTAAGGAACCGTTCAGAATTGGAATTCGAGCATTTGATCTCAAAGATAATACTGTTGGAAGTTTGGCAATCATTGATCATATCAGATATCACGGAAAGATTTGCCAGCAATCAC CATTCCCATCATCATTCTCATCTCTTCGTATTCCTCCATATGATAATAGTCCACTTCAAAGAATGTCTGATTTGAGTTGTGAACGCCCGCTACGATCCTGTCGATGGGGAAATATGGCCAAATCTCAATTAAGTGAATGGAGAGTTGGTAGATCAATTGATCGATGGGTTGATATGTTTGAg ATAACAGCCAACCAATCCCATCCAAACTCTTCCTTCCTTTTCTTGGCAGTTGATTCATTTTCTCCCCGTCCATATTCTACTTTAACCAGTCAAGTTATTCCATGCTCTCAGAGAACCACAAGCCTATCTTTAAA atattgGATGAAAACTGGAACTCAAGCAGAGATATGTGCAGTTGATGAGGATGGAATTGCATTGAGTTGTGCATATCTTGAACCAAATGATAGTCCTGGACCAATCACAATTGATTTGGATTCTTATGCTCAACCATTTAAGTTTACTGTTGGGATCATTGCATTCGATGAAAGCTCATTTGGGTTATTGGCTATTTCGGAACTTCGAGTTGGTGGACTTCTTTGCACGGAACCTGCTCCTCCGATTGTCACCACAATTAGCCCGCCAGTT ATCCAACATATATTTGGTCTCCAACCTGGAAACGGTCGTTACGTCCCTTATGACTTATCACTAAACTGTGACTTTACCAAAGACTACTGTAATCAGTGGGTCAACTACGATGGAGTTGTCAAGTATGGAGTTATGCCAAGAGATTCAAATGTGTTCCCAGTTCCTAAAGGAGTCAAAGGAAATGTGGCAGtgtttttaatgcaaaatgcAACTGTGTCAAATTTGAGATCGAGAATGGTTCCATGCTCATATAATGGGCGAATTGATGTCGAGTATATGAG ATCAGAAGACGCTCAAGTAAGAATTTGTGCTCTTGAACAATGTGTTGATGGAAATGCAACAAATGGAAAGATATCAATTGGAGTCTCCTCAACAACTCCATTCTATGTATCAATTGAAGCTTCATCTCGAAATGATGCAGTTGTAATCATTAATAAAGTATCAACATCAGGAGAATTCTGCCCATTGAAGTCAGCAGAGGACACTGTTTGTGATCAACTTGTCTGTAATTTCAGAG aaacattCTGCAGTTACGAGACAACAGTTGAAAAACCAGGAGATGTTCCAGTGATCAAAACTCCAAAcggtgctacagtaaccctgaaTGGTGGTGGAATCCGTGCAATTCTCCGTAGTCCAACATTTGATCTTGCATATCCTTCGATTCTAACAATTACTCTATCACAATCTACATTCGGTTCTCGTGTACTTTTATGTCCAGATGACACAAGTGATCCAACATTATGTCATGAGTTGGCTGGCCCAAGAGTTCTGGATTCTTCGGAAAAGCAG gtaatGTTCCCATTGGATATTGGTGCTCGTTCATTTTCTCTCGTCCTATTACATGATAAATCACTGGAATTCGGTCCAGCAACATTCAACATAAAATCAATGGAATTACGGACTGTGAATGATGAGCCAATGTGCTTTTAG
- the uso-1 gene encoding Uso1_p115_head domain-containing protein (Confirmed by transcript evidence), whose translation MFAYSTSSITGSTLSVRSFSSDTTISNAFFNLPQSNFRQRLQAKKRSPKRVSKRAPLRTHPPIPRQMSLFRNFFGGGQQDEDEDNGAEYVETLVERAETCTAPEDRRDALRGLKGVAKKYRLAVGTMGMNAFIDVLETDRMNTEAMTIVLDTMAIVLSTDDDSSESDELGERLAEVMIKRKGFISSVLCAVEQFDIGVRRTAIQLISNLLRHRGTEVQKAVMEHPQGIAKLVDVIHDNREIIRNEAILMICELSRANSQVQQLLAYDNIFLDLLNIIETEPLDSIVIEDCMFVMLNLLRKHAMNQQIFREDQFVARLGKILHTFLYGNEETEDIEVTEWAKQRTANVIFLLQIIRTLVSPDNTSENTHAAQKVLNQTKILEELCRVLLSEIGASVEILTESIIVVAEAIRGNYTNQELFANTVLDNGEDVPRTSLVVLLISMTAEKQPYKLRCAVFYCFLSYLFDNEFGKARVIETLLPQSHNSSSSLTTGALILQAISSAESVQAWFGCVTLMHCLYDVDHLSEQLLRVNLTVVTEDPPLTLLNHVCQLLVSTGNRRPQTRAGLLMLLGTWLQNCPAAVSDFMAKDEHIQYLTTNLVDECGEGSESEQQVLRGLMAFVLLSCLKNLQSKEARSSMEILIQRRVGKELILSALEGLSRTEQFVRAAQKQQPTNELFLDFHFVKLFKSLEGTLAKQLKPNGEFNGTSNDSIIQSYKELIKRQDGDIAQLKQDNKRMSLEIEKLNAEVQNKQMEREVENLRVRLEESEAFKTQNEVLNSQLVESQRLTQQWYAEAERYKQWAQQWQAYQLAQLPNGVETGLAQLQQQVNELEQQLGFGYQAFEQQSQTMLHYTSENANLKDRLAKTEAALAEANYKIEQLNLKPISNGIVVEHEPQADSEEFSKLKQEQEELLMLLADQHNKMSAYRRLLRNLKQPVTDDEDE comes from the exons ATGTTCGCTTATTCAACGTCTTCAATTACCGGATCAACTCTTTCAGTTAGATCGTTTTCCAGTGACACGACAATTTCCAAtgcgtttttcaatttgcctCAG agcaatTTCCGTCAACGTCTGCAAGCGAAAAAACGAAGTCCGAAAAGAGtcagcaagcgcgctccattgagaacGCATCCTCCAATTCCACGACAg ATGTCGCTGTTTCGGAACTTTTTTGGCGGCGGACAGCAAGATGAAGACGAGGATAATGGAGCTGAATATGTAGAAACACTTGTGGAACGAGCAGAAACTTGTACGGCACCAGAAGACCGTCGAGATGCGTTGAGAGGGCTGAAAGGTGTCGCAAAG aaatatcgaTTAGCCGTCGGAACAATGGGAATGAATGCATTCATTGACGTGCTTGAAACAGATCGCATGAACACCGAAGCCATGACAATTGTGCTCGACACGATGGCAATCGTTTTGTCAACAGACGACGATTCTTCAGAATCCGATGAATTAGGAGAACGATTAGCCGAAGTGATGATTAAACGAAAAGGCTTCATTTCTTCAGTTTTATGCGCCGTTGAACAATTCGATATTGGAGTTCGAAG AACTGCAATTCAGCTGATTTCAAACCTGCTTCGTCATCGTGGAACAGAAGTTCAAAAAGCCGTAATGGAGCATCCTCAAGGAATCGCAAAGCTCGTCGACGTTATTCATGATAATCGAGAAATTATTCGAAACGAAgcaattttaatgatttgtgAATTGAGCAGAGCCAACTCGCAGGTTCAACAGCTTCTCGCGTATGATAATATATTTCTCGATCTTCTAAATATTATTGAAACCGAGCCCCTTGACA GCATTGTCATCGAAGATTGCATGTTTGTAATGCTtaatttattgagaaaacaTGCGATGAATCAGCAAATATTCAGAGAAGATCA atttgtcGCTCGCCTCGGAAAAATCCTGCACACATTTCTCTATGGAAACGAAGAAACTGAAGATATCGAAGTAACTGAATGGGCGAAACAACGGACAGCTAACGTTATTTTCTTGCTTCAAATCATTCGTACACTTGTTAGTCCAGATAACACCAGTGAAAATACCCACGCAGCTCAGAAAGTCTTGAATCAAACGAAAATTCTCGAGGAGCTGTGCAGAGTTCTTCTATCGGAAATTGGAGCATCTGTGGAG attcttacCGAATCAATAATCGTCGTGGCTGAAGCTATTCGTGGAAACTACACAAATCAAGAATTATTCGCGAATACTGTACTTGACAACGGAGAAGATGTTCCACGTACCTCTCTTGTGGTTCTTCTCATCTCAATGACCGCCGAAAAACAGCCGTACAAGCTGCGATGCGCTGTATTCTACTGCTTTTTGTCATATCTTTTTGACAATGAATTCGGAAAAGCAAGAGTAATTGAGACGTTGCTTCCTCAATCTCATAACAGCTCGAGCTCTTTGACTACTGGAGCTCTCATTTTACAAGCAATTTCTTCGGCTGAATCTGTTCAGGCATGGTTCGGATGTGTGACTCTTATGCATTGTCTGTATGATGTTGATCATTTGAG cgaGCAACTTCTTCGAGTAAACCTCACCGTAGTCACAGAGGATCCTCCATTGACACTTTTAAATCATGTCTGCCAACTACTTGTTTCTACTGGAAATCGCCGACCACAGACCAGAGCCGGACTCCTGATGCTCCTGGGAACGTGGCTTCAAAATTGCCCAGCCGCAGTTTCCGATTTTATGGCTAAAGACGAGCATATACAGTATTTGACAACTAATTTAG tGGATGAATGTGGTGAAGGATCGGAGAGTGAGCAGCAGGTTCTACGAGGACTCATGGCTTTTGTTCTACTATCGTGCTTGAAGAATTTACAAAGTAAGGAAGCACGATCATCGATGGAAATATTGATTCAAAGACGTGTTGGAAAGGAATTGATTCTGTCCGCATTGGAGGGACTTTCAAGAACCGAGCAATTTGTTAGAGCAGCACAAAAGCAGCAGCCGACAAATGAGCTTTTCCTCGATTTCCACTttgttaaacttttcaaatctcTCGAAGGAACGTTGGCTAAGCAATTGAAACCGAATGGAGAATTTAATGGAACTAGCAATGATAGCATCATTCAATCATATAAAGAACTCATAAAACGGCAAGATGGTGATATTGCCCAATTGAAGCAAGACAATAAGCGAATGAGTCTTGAGATTGAGAAATTAAATGCAGAAGTTCAGAATAAGCAAATGGAACGAGAAGTTGAGAATCTTCGTGTGAGATTAGAAGAATCTGAAGcatttaaaactcaaaatgaaGTGCTGAATAGTCAGCTAGTAGAGTCACAGAGACTCACACAACAATGGTATGCAGAAGCCGAACGATACAAGCAATGGGCTCAACAATGGCAAGCCTATCAGTTGGCACAGCTTCCGAATGGTGTAGAGACGGGATTGGCTCAGCTTCAGCAACAAGTCAACGAGTTGGAGCAGCAACTCGGATTTGGATATCAGGCATTCGAACAGCAATCACAAACG ATGCTCCACTATACATCAGAGAATGCAAATCTTAAAGATAGACTCGCGAAAACGGAAGCTGCTCTCGCTGAAGCCAATTATAAAATTGAGCAATTGAATTTGAAGCCAATTTCGAATGGAATAGTTGTGGAGCACGAACCACAG gctgaCTCCgaagagttttcaaaactgaaacaaGAACAAGAAGAACTTCTGATGCTTCTCGCTGATCAACACAATAAAATGTCAGCCTACCGACGCCTTCTTCGAAACCTAAAACAGCCAGTGACAGATGATGAGGACGAGTAA